One Pomacea canaliculata isolate SZHN2017 linkage group LG9, ASM307304v1, whole genome shotgun sequence DNA segment encodes these proteins:
- the LOC112571441 gene encoding hemK methyltransferase family member 1-like, whose protein sequence is MCKKRLQHMPVQYILGEWDFRDLVLVLRPPVFIPTPETEELVGHAADSIEKKNLQKGRFLEVGCGSGAITLSLLQKFPQMRAVCLDISSDACHLTQENAERLSLADRLEVYQADVCLDKDLHELKQQDRFDFIVSNPPYISSEEIPGLEKQIIEYEDLRALDGGPDGLRVVKSILSLSSTLLRPFGEVWLEVDVSQPVLIQQYVQEKTNLGLTYVATFQDYLGSNRFCLMRQARQEDKEGSAF, encoded by the exons ATGTGCAAAAAAAGACTCCAACA TATGCCAGTGCAGTACATCCTGGGAGAGTGGGATTTCAGAGACCTGGTTCTCGTTCTTCGGCCTCCTGTCTTCATTCCTACTCCTGAGACAGAG GAACTTGTAGGACATGCAGCAGACagcattgaaaagaaaaacctgCAGAAAGGAAGGTTCCTGGAAGTTGGTTGTGGTTCAGGAGCAATAACTCTGTCATTGCTGCAAAAGTTTCCTCAG ATGAGAGCTGTGTGTCTCGACATTTCGAGTGATGCCTGTCACCTGACTCAAGAAAATGCAGAGCGCCTTAGCTTAGCAGACAGATTGGAAGTGTATCAAGCTGATGTATGCTTGGACAAAG atTTGCATGAACTTAAACAACAAGAcagatttgattttattgttagcAACCCCCCTTATATTTCCAGTGAAGAAATTCCTGGCCTGGAGAAGCAGATAATAGA ATATGAGGATCTTCGTGCACTTGATGGCGGACCAGATGGCCTCAGGGTTGTGAAATCTATCCTCAGTCTTTCTTCTACTCTTCTGAGGCCATTTGG TGAGGTGTGGCTAGAGGTGGATGTTTCTCAGCCTGTTTTAATCCAGCAGTATgtacaagagaaaacaaatttggGGCTTACCTATGTGGCTACCTTTCAGGATTATTTGGGCAG caATCGTTTCTGCCTCATGAGACAAGCTAGACAAGAGGACAAAGAAGGCAGTGCATTCTAG